A single window of Chitinophaga sp. XS-30 DNA harbors:
- the trpD gene encoding anthranilate phosphoribosyltransferase, whose amino-acid sequence MKKILNYLFEHKTFSREGAREILTNISKGTYNESELAAFMTVFLMRSITIEELLGFRDALLELCVPVNLDGHAVLDIVGTGGDGKNTFNISTLSCFIVAGAGGKVAKHGNYGVSSISGASNVMESVGYKFKSDQGKLRQEIEEAGICFLHAPLFHPALKNVAGVRRQLGVRTFFNMLGPLVNPAFAQHQLIGVYNLEMARIYNYLFQQTDKQFAIVHSLDGYDEISLTGDTRIITNKGEQDWTPEALGKRKVHAEDIYGGNSPEEAAKIFMKVLKGEGSWAQHSVVMANAAMGLYCLEKYPTYEECFLAAVESLESGAAYRTFSKLIALQ is encoded by the coding sequence ATGAAAAAGATACTGAACTACCTGTTCGAACACAAGACCTTCTCCCGGGAAGGCGCCCGCGAGATACTCACCAATATCTCCAAAGGCACATACAACGAAAGTGAGCTGGCGGCTTTTATGACGGTCTTCCTGATGCGCAGCATCACCATCGAAGAGTTGCTGGGTTTCCGCGATGCCCTTTTGGAACTCTGTGTACCGGTGAACCTGGACGGCCATGCCGTGCTGGATATCGTAGGCACCGGCGGCGATGGCAAGAATACCTTCAATATCTCCACGCTTTCCTGCTTCATTGTGGCCGGTGCAGGCGGGAAGGTAGCCAAACACGGTAACTATGGCGTATCTTCGATCAGCGGGGCTTCCAACGTGATGGAATCCGTAGGGTACAAGTTTAAAAGCGATCAGGGCAAGCTGCGGCAGGAGATAGAAGAAGCCGGCATCTGTTTTTTACATGCACCGCTCTTCCACCCGGCGCTGAAGAATGTAGCCGGTGTACGGCGCCAGCTTGGGGTGCGCACATTCTTTAACATGCTCGGGCCGCTGGTGAACCCGGCTTTCGCGCAGCACCAGCTGATCGGCGTGTACAACCTGGAAATGGCGCGCATTTATAATTATCTGTTCCAGCAGACCGATAAACAGTTTGCCATCGTACACAGCCTGGACGGATATGACGAGATCTCCCTCACCGGAGATACCCGCATCATCACCAATAAAGGAGAACAGGACTGGACGCCCGAAGCGCTCGGCAAACGCAAGGTGCATGCGGAAGACATTTATGGCGGCAACTCCCCGGAAGAAGCCGCGAAGATATTCATGAAAGTATTGAAAGGCGAAGGCAGCTGGGCGCAGCATTCCGTTGTGATGGCCAATGCCGCCATGGGCCTCTATTGCCTGGAAAAATACCCGACTTATGAGGAATGCTTTCTGGCAGCGGTGGAATCCCTGGAATCCGGCGCGGCTTACAGAACATTCAGCAAACTGATCGCATTACAGTAA
- the trpC gene encoding indole-3-glycerol phosphate synthase TrpC, producing the protein MKNILAEIVEHKKTEVTERKKRRGVDELKHSQMFSRPVHSLRAFLKSPGRNGIIAEFKRQSPSKGLINGTASVQDVTAAYARNGASGLSVLTDQQFFGGSMDDLQQARAVNSIPILRKDFVIDEYQIAEARAIGADVILLIAECLSKAEVAHLAKYAVDLGLEVLLEVHSAEQLKKITPDTQLVGINNRDLTTFKVDIHRSMELLKQIPAEYSKVAESGMDDPATIVTLKNAGFDGFLIGEHFMKAENPGSAFEAFTQRLKELTDVQAQPPHTGG; encoded by the coding sequence ATGAAGAACATCCTGGCAGAAATTGTCGAGCATAAAAAAACAGAGGTCACAGAGCGCAAGAAAAGGCGTGGTGTGGATGAATTGAAGCATTCCCAGATGTTCAGCCGCCCGGTGCATTCCCTTCGCGCTTTCCTGAAAAGCCCGGGGCGTAACGGCATCATTGCCGAATTCAAGCGGCAGTCCCCCTCCAAAGGATTGATCAATGGTACCGCAAGTGTGCAGGATGTAACCGCCGCATATGCCCGCAATGGCGCATCCGGTTTGTCGGTACTGACCGACCAGCAATTTTTTGGCGGATCGATGGATGACCTGCAGCAGGCGCGTGCCGTGAACAGCATCCCCATTTTGCGAAAGGATTTCGTGATCGATGAATACCAGATAGCGGAAGCCAGGGCCATCGGCGCCGATGTGATCCTGCTGATAGCCGAATGCCTCAGCAAAGCCGAAGTGGCGCATCTGGCGAAATATGCGGTGGACCTGGGCCTGGAAGTATTGCTGGAAGTGCATAGCGCAGAACAGCTGAAGAAGATCACCCCCGATACCCAACTGGTGGGGATCAATAATCGTGACCTGACCACCTTCAAAGTAGATATTCACCGTTCCATGGAACTGCTGAAGCAGATCCCGGCGGAATACAGCAAAGTGGCGGAAAGCGGTATGGATGACCCGGCTACTATCGTTACGCTGAAAAACGCAGGTTTTGACGGGTTCCTGATCGGAGAGCATTTTATGAAGGCAGAGAACCCCGGCAGTGCATTCGAAGCATTTACACAACGGTTGAAAGAGTTGACGGATGTGCAGGCTCAACCCCCGCATACCGGCGGTTGA
- a CDS encoding phosphoribosylanthranilate isomerase, whose protein sequence is MKIKVCGITRPEDLEALVELGADYAGFIFYGKSPRFAGNKLDGRTVREKGKNISKVGVFVNADARQIMQTVKDYALDLIQLHGEESAALCGQLRETVPVMKVFHVHEKGYEQVSPYLGASDYFLFDTASADYGGTGRQFNWELLKDYGFDQPFFLSGGIGPADADTLRQWAHEKLFAVDVNSRFETSPGVKDLEKVAAFIKQLKGKTKK, encoded by the coding sequence ATGAAAATAAAAGTCTGCGGTATCACCAGGCCTGAAGACCTGGAAGCATTAGTAGAACTCGGCGCCGACTACGCCGGTTTCATCTTTTACGGCAAATCGCCCCGCTTTGCAGGCAACAAACTCGATGGCAGAACCGTGCGCGAAAAAGGGAAGAATATCAGCAAAGTAGGCGTATTCGTTAATGCCGATGCCCGGCAGATCATGCAGACCGTCAAAGATTATGCGCTCGACCTCATCCAGCTGCATGGAGAAGAAAGCGCTGCCCTGTGCGGACAATTGCGGGAGACCGTTCCGGTAATGAAAGTGTTTCATGTGCATGAAAAAGGATACGAACAGGTGTCCCCGTACCTCGGCGCCAGCGATTACTTCCTGTTCGATACCGCCAGCGCGGATTACGGAGGTACCGGCCGGCAGTTCAACTGGGAACTGCTGAAAGATTACGGGTTCGATCAGCCCTTTTTCCTGAGTGGCGGTATCGGTCCGGCTGATGCGGATACCCTGCGGCAATGGGCACATGAAAAACTGTTTGCCGTTGACGTCAACAGCCGGTTTGAAACATCCCCGGGTGTGAAAGACCTGGAAAAGGTCGCGGCATTCATCAAACAATTAAAAGGAAAAACAAAAAAATAG
- the trpB gene encoding tryptophan synthase subunit beta encodes MDIAVDTLQSRYHVNEKGYYGEFGGAYIPEMLYPNVEELRLQYLQIMAEPAFQAEFEQLLKDYVGRPSPLYFAKRLSEKYKAKIYLKREDLNHTGAHKVNNTIGQILLAKRLGKKRIIAETGAGQHGVATATVCALMDMECIVYMGSVDIQRQAPNVARMKMLGATVVPATSGSKTLKDATNEAIRDWINNPVDTHYIIGSVVGPHPYPDMVARFQSVISEEIKQQLLEKTGSEDPGYVIACVGGGSNAAGAFFHFTDRENVKLVAVEAAGKGLDSGYSAATSQLGKPGIIHASKTLLMQTEDGQIVEPHSISAGLDYPGVGPMHAHLYQTGRAQFLNATDEESLAAAYELSLLEGIIPALESAHALAKLKELPLKPEDVVVVCLSGRGDKDLETYIKHLK; translated from the coding sequence ATGGATATAGCGGTGGATACCTTGCAATCCAGGTATCATGTAAACGAAAAAGGCTACTATGGAGAATTTGGCGGAGCGTACATCCCCGAGATGCTCTATCCCAATGTGGAAGAGCTGCGGTTGCAATACCTGCAGATCATGGCGGAGCCTGCTTTTCAGGCGGAGTTTGAGCAATTGCTGAAAGATTATGTAGGCCGGCCTTCTCCCTTGTACTTCGCCAAACGCCTCTCCGAAAAGTACAAAGCAAAGATCTATCTCAAGCGGGAAGACCTGAACCACACCGGCGCGCACAAAGTGAACAACACCATCGGCCAGATATTGCTGGCCAAACGCCTGGGCAAAAAACGCATCATCGCGGAAACAGGGGCCGGTCAGCATGGCGTGGCCACCGCCACCGTATGCGCCCTGATGGATATGGAGTGCATTGTGTACATGGGCAGTGTGGACATCCAGCGCCAGGCCCCCAACGTAGCGCGGATGAAAATGCTCGGCGCCACCGTAGTGCCGGCCACCAGCGGCAGCAAAACCCTCAAAGACGCCACGAACGAAGCTATCCGCGACTGGATCAACAATCCCGTGGATACCCATTATATCATCGGCTCTGTGGTAGGCCCGCATCCGTATCCGGATATGGTGGCCCGCTTCCAGTCCGTTATCTCCGAAGAAATTAAACAGCAGCTGCTGGAAAAAACAGGCAGTGAAGATCCGGGTTATGTGATCGCCTGCGTAGGTGGCGGCAGCAATGCCGCAGGCGCATTCTTCCATTTCACGGATCGCGAAAACGTGAAGCTGGTAGCCGTGGAAGCCGCCGGAAAGGGGCTGGACAGCGGGTACTCCGCCGCCACATCGCAGCTCGGCAAACCGGGCATCATACATGCCAGCAAAACCCTGCTGATGCAAACGGAAGACGGCCAGATCGTGGAACCGCATTCTATTTCGGCGGGACTGGATTATCCCGGTGTAGGGCCGATGCATGCACATCTCTATCAGACCGGCCGCGCGCAGTTCCTCAACGCCACCGATGAAGAATCCCTCGCCGCCGCATATGAACTGAGCCTGCTGGAAGGGATCATTCCCGCGCTGGAATCCGCGCATGCGCTGGCGAAGCTGAAAGAGCTGCCGCTGAAGCCGGAAGACGTTGTAGTGGTATGCCTCAGCGGCCGCGGAGATAAAGACCTGGAAACCTATATCAAACATCTAAAGTAA
- the trpA gene encoding tryptophan synthase subunit alpha produces the protein MNRIDQLFSNRSSNILNIYCTAGFPALNDTLTVVEALQQSGADMVELGMPFSDPLADGPVIQDSSTRAIANGMRISVLFEQLKGFRDRISLPVILMGYMNPVLQFGVENFCKKCAETGIDGLILPDLPMDEYESQYRPLFEQYGLHLIFLVTPETSEARIRKIDSLSKGFVYAVSSSSTTGKDKVMADQQAYFARLKSMQLKNPVLIGFGIRDKATFNTACANSNGAIIGSAFVKAIENSTNLQQDILQFVENIKK, from the coding sequence ATGAACCGCATCGACCAGTTATTCAGCAACAGATCCTCCAACATACTCAACATATACTGTACCGCGGGGTTCCCGGCCCTGAACGACACCCTCACCGTTGTGGAAGCGCTGCAGCAAAGCGGCGCCGACATGGTGGAACTGGGCATGCCCTTTTCCGATCCCCTGGCGGACGGGCCGGTGATACAGGACAGCAGCACCCGCGCCATCGCCAATGGCATGCGCATCAGCGTGCTGTTCGAACAGCTGAAAGGGTTCCGGGACCGTATAAGCCTTCCCGTTATCCTCATGGGATATATGAACCCCGTATTGCAGTTCGGCGTGGAGAACTTCTGCAAGAAATGCGCGGAAACCGGGATAGACGGGCTTATTCTGCCTGACCTGCCCATGGATGAATATGAAAGTCAATACCGGCCCCTGTTCGAACAGTACGGCCTGCATCTCATCTTCCTGGTGACACCCGAAACCAGTGAAGCCCGCATCCGCAAGATCGACAGCCTGAGCAAAGGTTTTGTATATGCCGTTTCTTCCTCTTCCACAACGGGGAAAGACAAGGTAATGGCCGATCAGCAGGCCTACTTCGCCCGTCTCAAAAGCATGCAGCTGAAGAACCCGGTGCTGATCGGTTTCGGCATCAGGGATAAGGCCACATTCAACACTGCCTGCGCCAACAGCAACGGCGCCATCATCGGCAGCGCTTTTGTGAAAGCCATCGAAAACAGTACTAACTTGCAGCAGGATATCCTGCAATTCGTGGAAAATATAAAAAAGTAA
- the hisH gene encoding imidazole glycerol phosphate synthase subunit HisH, with amino-acid sequence MKTAIIKYNAGNIRSVLFALERLGVEATVTDDPEELRSADKVIFPGVGEASTAMNYLRERKLDLLIRDLQQPVLGICLGMQLLCKHSEENDTECLGVFDLPVKKFVSPVDNLLKIPQIGWNNIAGLHSVIFEHVPENSYMYFVHSYYVALGPETTAIANYVINYSAALQKDNFYAVQFHPEKSAEAGQNLIESFLKL; translated from the coding sequence ATGAAAACAGCCATCATCAAATATAACGCCGGTAACATCCGTTCCGTGTTGTTCGCCCTGGAACGCCTGGGAGTGGAAGCAACGGTAACTGACGACCCGGAAGAGCTGCGTTCGGCGGATAAAGTGATCTTTCCCGGTGTGGGAGAGGCCAGCACCGCCATGAACTACCTCAGGGAAAGGAAGCTGGACCTCCTGATCCGTGATCTCCAACAACCCGTGCTCGGCATTTGCCTCGGCATGCAGCTGTTATGCAAACATTCGGAAGAAAATGATACGGAATGTCTCGGCGTGTTCGACCTGCCGGTGAAGAAGTTCGTTTCGCCGGTGGACAATCTGCTGAAGATCCCGCAGATCGGCTGGAACAATATTGCCGGCTTGCACAGCGTCATCTTCGAGCATGTACCGGAGAACAGCTACATGTACTTTGTGCACAGTTATTATGTAGCGCTGGGTCCCGAAACCACCGCTATTGCGAACTACGTGATCAACTACAGCGCCGCCCTGCAAAAGGATAATTTTTATGCTGTGCAGTTCCATCCGGAAAAATCCGCGGAAGCCGGTCAAAACCTCATTGAAAGTTTCCTGAAATTGTGA
- the hisA gene encoding 1-(5-phosphoribosyl)-5-[(5-phosphoribosylamino)methylideneamino]imidazole-4-carboxamide isomerase — MTIRNITTEDTLPLRRDVLYPHWQLEQVRVDHDDEGWHFGLYEGKELVTVVSLFISGPAAQFRKLATAAHYRGKGYGKRMMQHLREVCLRHGVRTLWCNARDSAETFYLQLGFTRTSDIFYKDDIAFYKMEINLKAPDTGRFNIIPAIDIIDGKCVRLTQGDYDQKKVYNEHPLEVAKEFENSGIKRLHLVDLDGAKKGAVVNWKVLETIAGKTGMVIDFGGGIKSDKDVAIVFESGAAMATIGSVAVKQPELFFHWLKTYGAEKMFLGADVKEEKIAVGGWLETTELSVFDFLKANKEKGVTQVFCTDIAKDGLLQGASTDLYRKIIENVPGIQLTASGGVSHIGDVEELKEAGLAGVIIGKAIYEGRITLAELKKFI; from the coding sequence GTGACCATCAGAAATATTACAACGGAAGATACCCTGCCCCTGCGCAGGGATGTACTGTATCCGCACTGGCAGCTGGAACAGGTGCGTGTGGACCATGACGATGAAGGATGGCATTTTGGCCTGTATGAAGGGAAAGAACTGGTAACCGTAGTGTCCCTCTTCATCAGCGGCCCTGCTGCGCAGTTCCGGAAGCTGGCCACCGCAGCCCATTACCGCGGTAAAGGTTACGGTAAAAGGATGATGCAGCATCTGCGGGAAGTCTGCCTCCGCCACGGTGTGCGCACCCTCTGGTGCAATGCGCGCGATTCCGCGGAAACCTTCTATTTACAGCTGGGCTTTACCCGCACCAGTGATATATTTTACAAAGACGATATTGCGTTCTATAAAATGGAGATCAATCTGAAAGCCCCGGATACCGGGCGTTTTAATATCATTCCCGCCATCGACATCATCGATGGTAAATGTGTGCGCCTCACACAAGGGGACTACGATCAGAAAAAGGTGTACAATGAGCATCCGCTCGAAGTAGCGAAAGAGTTTGAGAACAGCGGCATCAAACGCCTGCACCTCGTGGATCTGGACGGCGCGAAGAAAGGCGCGGTAGTGAACTGGAAAGTGCTGGAAACCATCGCCGGAAAAACCGGGATGGTTATCGATTTTGGCGGCGGCATCAAAAGCGATAAGGATGTAGCCATCGTATTTGAAAGCGGCGCCGCCATGGCCACCATCGGCAGCGTAGCCGTAAAGCAGCCGGAGCTGTTTTTTCACTGGCTGAAAACATACGGTGCGGAAAAAATGTTCCTCGGCGCGGATGTGAAGGAAGAAAAGATCGCCGTAGGCGGATGGCTGGAAACAACGGAGCTGAGCGTATTCGATTTCCTGAAAGCCAATAAGGAAAAAGGCGTCACACAGGTATTCTGTACCGATATCGCAAAGGATGGCCTGTTGCAGGGCGCTTCCACCGACCTTTACCGCAAGATCATCGAAAATGTGCCGGGCATACAGCTCACGGCCAGCGGGGGCGTCAGCCATATCGGGGACGTGGAGGAACTGAAAGAAGCCGGCCTGGCCGGCGTGATCATCGGCAAAGCGATCTATGAAGGACGCATCACATTAGCGGAATTAAAGAAATTTATATAA
- the hisF gene encoding imidazole glycerol phosphate synthase subunit HisF — translation MLTKRIIPCLDIKDGRTVKGVNFENIRDAGDPIELGALYAQQGADELVFLDITATNERRKTLSELVTRIARHVNIPFTVGGGISSVEDVSVLLNAGADKVSVNTAAFKDPGLLNALSREFGSQCIVLAIDTRFEDGDWFVYLNGGRVKTDTRTTDWAKEAVERGAGEILLTSMNNDGTKQGFALDITRRLSENLNVPVIASGGAGTMEHFADVFEKAHADAALAASIFHYKEIAIQDLKNYLYHRGIQIRF, via the coding sequence ATGCTCACAAAACGCATCATCCCCTGTCTGGATATCAAGGACGGACGTACCGTAAAGGGCGTCAACTTCGAGAACATCCGCGATGCCGGAGACCCGATAGAACTGGGCGCATTGTATGCGCAGCAGGGAGCGGACGAACTGGTGTTCCTGGACATCACCGCCACCAACGAGCGCCGCAAAACGCTCTCCGAACTGGTGACCCGCATTGCCCGGCATGTGAATATTCCCTTTACCGTTGGTGGCGGCATCTCCTCCGTGGAGGACGTTAGCGTACTGCTGAATGCCGGGGCGGATAAAGTGTCCGTAAACACCGCGGCATTCAAAGATCCGGGATTGCTCAACGCCCTTTCCCGCGAATTCGGCAGCCAGTGCATCGTACTGGCTATCGATACCCGCTTTGAGGATGGCGACTGGTTCGTGTACCTTAACGGGGGCCGGGTGAAAACGGATACCCGTACGACCGACTGGGCAAAGGAAGCCGTAGAACGCGGCGCCGGAGAGATACTCCTTACCTCCATGAATAACGACGGCACCAAGCAGGGCTTTGCCCTGGATATCACCCGCCGCCTGTCTGAAAACCTGAACGTACCGGTCATCGCTTCCGGAGGCGCAGGCACTATGGAGCATTTTGCCGATGTATTCGAAAAAGCGCATGCCGATGCCGCCCTGGCCGCCAGCATTTTCCATTACAAGGAGATAGCCATCCAGGACCTGAAGAACTACCTCTACCACAGGGGGATACAGATCCGGTTTTAG
- the hisIE gene encoding bifunctional phosphoribosyl-AMP cyclohydrolase/phosphoribosyl-ATP diphosphatase HisIE, which translates to MQVDFSKSPDGLVPAIIQDAITNKVLMLGYMNREALDKTLAEGKVTFFSRSKNRLWTKGEESGNFLHLQHSAIDCDGDTLLLKVNPAGPVCHTGTDTCWGETNKAAATFLHSLEQVIRDRKNNPTEKSYTASLFAKGINKIAQKVGEEAVEVVIEAKDNNDELFLNESADLLFHYLILLQAKGFTLEDVVTILKDRHK; encoded by the coding sequence ATGCAGGTAGATTTTTCAAAGTCACCGGACGGGCTGGTTCCCGCCATTATCCAGGACGCCATTACCAACAAGGTGCTGATGCTTGGATATATGAACCGTGAAGCGCTGGACAAAACGCTGGCGGAGGGAAAAGTGACTTTTTTCAGCCGTTCCAAGAACAGGCTGTGGACCAAGGGAGAAGAAAGCGGCAATTTCCTGCACCTGCAGCATTCGGCGATCGACTGCGATGGTGATACGCTGCTGTTGAAGGTAAATCCCGCAGGGCCTGTCTGCCATACCGGCACCGATACCTGCTGGGGCGAAACGAACAAAGCGGCCGCCACGTTCCTGCACTCGCTGGAACAGGTGATCCGGGACCGGAAGAACAACCCGACCGAAAAATCCTACACGGCATCCCTCTTCGCCAAAGGCATCAACAAAATTGCCCAGAAAGTAGGGGAGGAAGCAGTGGAAGTGGTGATTGAAGCGAAAGACAATAATGATGAGCTTTTTCTGAATGAATCGGCGGACCTGCTGTTTCATTATTTGATACTGCTGCAGGCCAAAGGCTTTACGCTGGAGGATGTAGTGACCATATTAAAAGACCGGCATAAATGA
- a CDS encoding TlpA disulfide reductase family protein encodes MKNIALLALCMATAVATSAQFTVKGRISGADSLQLVFLSEDGQTRDTTQLLDEGDFSFTTLHKPGKDDMFALLLEGLPAPLLLVADQPVVELEGEKQHFPVAAVQAGQQTRWMQDYHLAYQPVIRKAMALNMEAAEIGGDDDAAKEDFRRKAQEFEKEVMMTGLNFIKDHPKAHASLFLLTNELKGRLQDEQFIALFKGLDPVVRNSRLGKNVAAQVAQMEQSAKDVGLAKDFEQKNPEGQPVKLSSFRGKYVLIDFWASWCGPCRMENPNVVAAYHRFKDKNFTILGVSLDKSRGDWLEAIEQDKLVWTQVSDLKGWGNEAAQLYGVRGIPQNFLIDPQGKIIASNLRGKALEQKLAAILQ; translated from the coding sequence ATGAAAAACATTGCGCTCCTGGCGCTTTGCATGGCAACAGCCGTGGCAACCAGCGCACAATTTACCGTAAAAGGCAGGATTAGCGGGGCAGACAGCCTGCAGCTCGTTTTCCTGAGTGAAGATGGCCAGACCAGGGATACCACCCAACTGCTGGATGAAGGGGATTTTTCTTTTACCACGTTACATAAACCCGGTAAGGACGATATGTTCGCCCTCCTTCTGGAAGGCCTGCCTGCTCCGTTATTGCTGGTAGCGGACCAGCCTGTTGTAGAGCTGGAAGGAGAGAAGCAGCATTTTCCCGTTGCGGCCGTTCAGGCCGGGCAGCAAACCCGATGGATGCAGGATTATCACCTCGCCTATCAGCCCGTGATCCGGAAAGCCATGGCCCTCAATATGGAAGCTGCGGAGATCGGTGGTGACGATGATGCCGCCAAGGAAGATTTCCGCCGGAAGGCGCAGGAATTTGAGAAAGAAGTGATGATGACGGGCCTGAATTTCATAAAAGATCATCCAAAGGCGCATGCCAGCCTTTTTCTGCTGACCAATGAGCTGAAAGGCCGTTTGCAGGATGAACAATTCATTGCGTTATTCAAAGGGCTGGACCCGGTTGTCAGAAACAGCCGTTTGGGCAAAAACGTCGCCGCCCAGGTTGCGCAAATGGAGCAATCCGCAAAAGATGTTGGCCTTGCAAAGGACTTTGAACAGAAAAATCCGGAAGGCCAGCCCGTAAAGCTCTCTTCCTTCCGGGGAAAATATGTGCTGATCGACTTCTGGGCCAGCTGGTGCGGGCCCTGCAGGATGGAAAATCCTAATGTGGTGGCAGCCTATCACCGTTTCAAAGACAAGAATTTCACCATACTCGGCGTATCGCTCGATAAAAGCCGTGGCGACTGGCTGGAGGCCATCGAGCAGGACAAACTGGTGTGGACCCAGGTATCCGACCTGAAAGGCTGGGGCAACGAGGCTGCGCAATTATACGGCGTTCGCGGCATTCCGCAGAATTTCCTCATCGACCCGCAGGGAAAGATCATTGCCAGCAACCTGCGCGGCAAAGCCCTGGAACAGAAACTGGCGGCCATCCTGCAGTGA
- a CDS encoding TlpA disulfide reductase family protein, which translates to MKKLILAAALLCPVVLTAQKKAKEKPYTIQGTIVQQETPTKVTLRYRKDGKIVTDTTLTADGRFVFKGTVPEPMQVQLLADVPKSATNMNGKTEVAPIFLAPGTTTVTMESLDKKGTATGTTAQDDYNQLNALLDPLYKQGAELNKEYRALREAKDEAGMKKLETRFEQLEASRKAVLNKYLEDRPGSPLGIFVLSQVAGYDLDPEKIDPLFNRLSKSVRKTPSGKQFEERLDIARKVRVGNPAMEFSQNDPSGKPVSLASFRGKYVLVDFWASWCGPCRAENPNVVKAFNMYKDKGFTVLGVSFDDNKEKWVEAIDKDELHWTQVSDLKGWSNEVGKMYGIRAIPQNLLLDPEGKILAKNLRGEALESKLAELFK; encoded by the coding sequence ATGAAGAAATTGATCCTTGCAGCGGCGCTGTTATGCCCCGTTGTGCTGACAGCACAAAAAAAAGCGAAGGAAAAACCTTACACCATCCAGGGCACGATCGTTCAACAGGAAACACCCACCAAAGTAACCCTCAGATATAGAAAAGACGGCAAAATAGTTACCGATACCACGCTTACCGCAGATGGCAGATTCGTGTTCAAAGGCACGGTCCCCGAGCCCATGCAGGTACAACTGCTGGCCGATGTTCCAAAATCCGCCACCAATATGAACGGAAAAACGGAAGTCGCCCCCATCTTCCTCGCTCCCGGCACCACCACGGTGACCATGGAAAGCCTGGACAAGAAAGGCACCGCTACCGGTACCACCGCACAGGATGATTATAACCAGCTGAATGCCCTGCTGGACCCGCTGTATAAACAAGGCGCCGAACTGAACAAGGAATACCGCGCCTTACGCGAAGCAAAGGACGAAGCGGGCATGAAAAAGCTGGAAACCCGTTTCGAACAGCTGGAAGCCAGCCGCAAAGCTGTGCTGAACAAATACCTGGAAGACCGTCCAGGATCGCCGCTCGGCATCTTTGTGCTGTCCCAGGTGGCAGGGTACGACCTGGACCCCGAGAAAATCGATCCCCTGTTCAACCGGTTGTCCAAATCCGTGCGCAAGACCCCTTCCGGCAAGCAGTTCGAAGAGCGCCTGGACATCGCCCGGAAAGTACGGGTAGGCAACCCCGCTATGGAATTCAGCCAGAACGATCCCTCCGGCAAGCCCGTGAGCCTGGCCTCTTTCCGCGGAAAATATGTGCTGGTGGACTTCTGGGCAAGCTGGTGCGGCCCCTGCCGCGCTGAAAACCCCAATGTGGTGAAAGCCTTCAATATGTATAAGGACAAAGGGTTCACCGTCCTCGGCGTATCTTTTGACGACAACAAGGAGAAATGGGTGGAAGCCATCGATAAGGACGAACTGCACTGGACGCAGGTGTCCGATCTGAAAGGCTGGAGCAACGAAGTAGGCAAAATGTACGGTATCCGCGCCATCCCGCAGAACCTGCTGCTTGACCCGGAAGGCAAGATACTGGCCAAGAACCTCCGCGGCGAAGCTCTTGAAAGCAAACTGGCAGAGCTTTTCAAATAA